From a single Eleginops maclovinus isolate JMC-PN-2008 ecotype Puerto Natales chromosome 20, JC_Emac_rtc_rv5, whole genome shotgun sequence genomic region:
- the camk1b gene encoding calcium/calmodulin-dependent protein kinase type 1 isoform X1 produces the protein MGNHIVSDRNNKKMPLGDDCHAWKKKTTDVKDQYDFKEILGTGAFSEVVLAEEKRTQKLVAIKCIPKKALEGKENSIENEIAVLHKIKHANIVSLEEIFESKSHLYLVMQLVSGGELFDRIIEKGFYTEKDASKLIQQILDAVKYLHDMGIVHRDLKPENLLYDSMDEDSKIMISDFGLSKIEGSGSVMSTACGTPGYVAPEVLAQKPYSKAVDCWSIGVISYILLCGYPPFYDENDAKLFEQILKAEYEFDSPYWDDISDSAKDFIVHLMEKDSNTRYTCDQALQHPWIAGDTALDKNIHESVSAQIKKNFAKSKWKQAFNATAVVRHMRRLQLGTSNEGPNPTLPEDCCEGGCPHDADGDADALSTCTYRCHPTSRV, from the exons ATGggaaacca TATTGTCTCGGACCGTAACAACAAGAAGATGCCACTGGGTGACGATTGCCATGCCTGGAAAAAGAAGACCACAGATGTGAAGGATCAGTATGACTTCAAAGAGATCCTGGGAAC aggagCTTTCTCCGAGGTGGTCCTGGCTGAGGAGAAGAGGACCCAAAAGTTGGTGGCAATCAAGTGCATCCCCAAGAAGGCTTtggagggaaaagaaaacagcatcGAGAATGAGATCGCAGTCCTGCACAA GATCAAACACGCCAACATTGTTTCTCTGGAGGAGATATTCGAAAGCAAATCACACCTCTACCTCGTCATGCAGCT GGTGTCTGGAGGGGAACTCTTCGATCGTATCATAGAGAAGGGCTTCTACACGGAGAAAGATGCCAGTAAGCTCATTCAGCAGATTCTGGATGCCGTCAAATACCTCCACGACATGGGCATTGTGCACCGTGACCTCAAG CCAGAGAATCTGCTGTACGACAGCATGGATGAGGACTCCAAGATCATGATCAGTGACTTCGGTCTGTCTAAAATCGAGGGCTCTGGCAGTGTGATGTCGACAGCGTGTGGAACACCTGGATATGTTG CCCCTGAAGTGTTGGCTCAGAAGCCCTACAGTAAAGCAGTTGACTGCTGGTCCATCGGTGTCATATCCTATATTCT GTTGTGCGGCTACCCTCCGTTCTACGATGAGAACGACGCCAAACTGTTCGAACAGATCCTGAAGGCAGAATATGAATTTGATTCCCCTTACTGGGACGATATCTCTGATTCAG CTAAAGACTTTATCGTCCACCTGATGGAGAAAGACTCCAACACGCGTTACACCTGTGATCAGGCTCTGCAGCACCCCTG GATTGCTGGGGACACTGCTCTGGACAAGAACATCCACGAGTCTGTTAGTGCACAGATCAAGAAGAACTTCGCTAAGAGCAAGTGGAAG caaGCATTCAATGCCACAGCAGTGGTCCGGCACATGAGGCGTCTCCAGCTGGGCACCAGTAACGAGGGACCCAACCCCACCCTGCCAG agGATTGTTGTGAGGGAGGGTGCCCCCATGACGCTGATGGCGATGCTGACGCTCTGTCTACATGCACCTACCGCTGCCACCCGACCAGCAGGGTTTGA
- the camk1b gene encoding calcium/calmodulin-dependent protein kinase type 1 isoform X2 gives MPLGDDCHAWKKKTTDVKDQYDFKEILGTGAFSEVVLAEEKRTQKLVAIKCIPKKALEGKENSIENEIAVLHKIKHANIVSLEEIFESKSHLYLVMQLVSGGELFDRIIEKGFYTEKDASKLIQQILDAVKYLHDMGIVHRDLKPENLLYDSMDEDSKIMISDFGLSKIEGSGSVMSTACGTPGYVAPEVLAQKPYSKAVDCWSIGVISYILLCGYPPFYDENDAKLFEQILKAEYEFDSPYWDDISDSAKDFIVHLMEKDSNTRYTCDQALQHPWIAGDTALDKNIHESVSAQIKKNFAKSKWKQAFNATAVVRHMRRLQLGTSNEGPNPTLPEDCCEGGCPHDADGDADALSTCTYRCHPTSRV, from the exons ATGCCACTGGGTGACGATTGCCATGCCTGGAAAAAGAAGACCACAGATGTGAAGGATCAGTATGACTTCAAAGAGATCCTGGGAAC aggagCTTTCTCCGAGGTGGTCCTGGCTGAGGAGAAGAGGACCCAAAAGTTGGTGGCAATCAAGTGCATCCCCAAGAAGGCTTtggagggaaaagaaaacagcatcGAGAATGAGATCGCAGTCCTGCACAA GATCAAACACGCCAACATTGTTTCTCTGGAGGAGATATTCGAAAGCAAATCACACCTCTACCTCGTCATGCAGCT GGTGTCTGGAGGGGAACTCTTCGATCGTATCATAGAGAAGGGCTTCTACACGGAGAAAGATGCCAGTAAGCTCATTCAGCAGATTCTGGATGCCGTCAAATACCTCCACGACATGGGCATTGTGCACCGTGACCTCAAG CCAGAGAATCTGCTGTACGACAGCATGGATGAGGACTCCAAGATCATGATCAGTGACTTCGGTCTGTCTAAAATCGAGGGCTCTGGCAGTGTGATGTCGACAGCGTGTGGAACACCTGGATATGTTG CCCCTGAAGTGTTGGCTCAGAAGCCCTACAGTAAAGCAGTTGACTGCTGGTCCATCGGTGTCATATCCTATATTCT GTTGTGCGGCTACCCTCCGTTCTACGATGAGAACGACGCCAAACTGTTCGAACAGATCCTGAAGGCAGAATATGAATTTGATTCCCCTTACTGGGACGATATCTCTGATTCAG CTAAAGACTTTATCGTCCACCTGATGGAGAAAGACTCCAACACGCGTTACACCTGTGATCAGGCTCTGCAGCACCCCTG GATTGCTGGGGACACTGCTCTGGACAAGAACATCCACGAGTCTGTTAGTGCACAGATCAAGAAGAACTTCGCTAAGAGCAAGTGGAAG caaGCATTCAATGCCACAGCAGTGGTCCGGCACATGAGGCGTCTCCAGCTGGGCACCAGTAACGAGGGACCCAACCCCACCCTGCCAG agGATTGTTGTGAGGGAGGGTGCCCCCATGACGCTGATGGCGATGCTGACGCTCTGTCTACATGCACCTACCGCTGCCACCCGACCAGCAGGGTTTGA